A window of Stenotrophomonas indicatrix genomic DNA:
CCGTGCAACCTGCCGCAACCCCGAGCGTGCCCGACGGCGAAAGCCTGGACGATGAACGAACGCGCGCGATCCCGATTCCACAGCCGGTGCTTGATCGCAGTGTGCTGGATGAACTGCAGGCGGTGATCGGCGATGCCGCCGCGCAGATCGTAACGGTGTTCCTGGAAGACGCACCGCAGCTGGTGCAGCAGCTGCAGCAGGCGGCGCAGGGCAACGACATCGAACGCCTGCAGGCGCTGTCGCACAGCCTGAAATCCTCCAGCGCCAACGTCGGCGCGCTGTCGCTGTCAGCGGTGGCGCGGCGGATCGAACTCGAAGCCCGCAGTGGCAGCCTGCAGCGCCCTGCCGTGGCAGTGGCGCTGCTGGTGGCGGAGTTCGCCCGCGCGCGCGTGGCGCTGACCGGCTACCTCGCCGGCCAGGCCCGTTGAATCACTCTTCGAGCTTGCTCAGCAGGTACTTCGGCTCACCGATGCGCTCGATCAGCTCCAGCTGGGTTTCCAGCCAGTCGATGTGTTCTTCCTCGGAATCGAGGATCTTCACGAACAGCTGGCGGCTGACGTAGTCGCCGACCGAATCGGCATAGGCCACGGCCTCGCGCAGGGTGACCACGCCATCGCGTTCCAGCGACAGATCGCACTGCAGGATCTCGGTCGGGTTCTCACCGATGCGCAGCTTGCCCAGCGCCTGGAAGTTCGGCAGGCCTTCAAGGAACAGGATGCGATCGGCAAGCATGTCGGCATGCTTCATTTCCTCGATCGATTCCTTGTACTCGTGTTCGGCCAGTTCCTTGATGCCCCAGTTCTTGAGCATCTTGGCGTGCAGGAAGTACTGGTTGATCGCGGTCAGCTCGTTGTAGAGGACCTTGTTGAGGAATTCGATGACCTTGGTGTCGCCCTTCATGGGGATGCTCCTGCACGCTGAAATCGCGGGCACTGTAGCGCCTTGAGCGCGCGCGTGAAGGAACGCGAATCGTGCGCATTGGCCACTGCGGCCAACAATGAAGACCAGGAGAGCGCGGCGTCAACGCGCCGCGAAACGACTCAGGCGACCTGCGCCAGGCCCAACACCGGCAACGGCAGATCGTGGGTGGCACGCGCCTTGGCCAGCAGTTCGCCGGCCATGTCCAGACAGGAACCGCAGGTCGCGCCGCATCCGGTGCGCATGGTCAGCTCGGCCACCGACGTGACGCCATGGCTGGCGGCTTCGCGGATCTGGTGGTCGGTAACACCGTTGCAGATGCAGACGTACACGGGCGGGAACCAGGGCAGCAGGCCAGTAGCGGCCTGGTCGCTATTCCAATGGAAACGAGAATGGTTGTCAATCAGAGACCTGAACCATTCTCGATACGGTTCAGAGTACCGTCGAATCCACCCGGTACGAGGCGGCTACAGGGACAACAGCCCAAGTGCCAGCATCGGTGTACTGAAGAAGACGATCAGCCACTGCACACCACCACCTGCCGCTCTCAGCCGCAGCAGGTAGTCCGCCAGGAACAGCGCACCCGCACAGGTCACGAAGGCGAGGCAAACGCCCAGCGCAAGCGGCATCCATGCGATGCCGCCGAGGACCACCACGCTCAACAACAGCCAGGGGAGGCTTGCCAGACGGACAGCCAGTTGCTGCCGGAAATACCCGGCTGACGTGCGTTGCGAC
This region includes:
- a CDS encoding (2Fe-2S)-binding protein; translated protein: MYVCICNGVTDHQIREAASHGVTSVAELTMRTGCGATCGSCLDMAGELLAKARATHDLPLPVLGLAQVA
- the bfr gene encoding bacterioferritin, encoding MKGDTKVIEFLNKVLYNELTAINQYFLHAKMLKNWGIKELAEHEYKESIEEMKHADMLADRILFLEGLPNFQALGKLRIGENPTEILQCDLSLERDGVVTLREAVAYADSVGDYVSRQLFVKILDSEEEHIDWLETQLELIERIGEPKYLLSKLEE